In Natranaerobius thermophilus JW/NM-WN-LF, the genomic stretch CGTTAAAATCTTTAATAGTTTTAGGACGTATCATTAAATGTAAACCTACGCTGAGATAATCAAGATAAGATAACATTTTATCATTAATATCCAGTGTGCCATCTTCAGCTATTACATTGGCTTCTAGTCCAAGATATATGGAAATATCGTTAAAAACTTTATTCAAACCATTAATTTCTCTTTTCATATAATACAAATCATTCTCGCCATCAATCCCGAATCCCAGGCTGGCCGGCCCATGATCATTGATACCTAATTCCTTTAATCCTTTTTCCCTGGCCGCTAATACATTCTCTTTAATAGTACCTTTCCCGTGACTATATTTTGTATGAATATGATAATCAGATAGAATATTAACCATGTCCTCCTTTTTCTTTATCCATAATTCGTGCTAATGATTCTTTTTGCAGTTCTTCAACAATATATAGAGAAGCTTGAGAAGCTTGAGCTAATTTTTTTAGAAATTTTACATTAGGTTCTAAACCAATGCAAACGAATTTTATGGAAGTTTGAGATAATTTTTGAGCGGCTTTCAGTGTTTCTTTAAAAGGATCTTCTCCACCATCTGAAATAGTTGGTAATCCATCAGTAATTAAGACTAAGAAGGTATTTTTTTGCTGACCGACTTCTGATTCTAGGTATTTCCTTGCCATTTCAATTCCTTTGGACATGGGTGTTAGACCAAAGGCTTTAATTTTGTTTAATCCAGATCTCAATTTATCCCAATTTCTTGTAAAAGGTATTTCCACATTAACATTGTCTTCACGAAAAGTAAGAATTGCAATTTTATCTCGGCCTTTTAATAACACATGTTCAGCAAAAAATTTAACCTCCTGCATGCGGCGCCCGCCCATGCTACCACTGGCATCAACTAAAAAACATACATTCATAGATGTTTGTTTTTTCTTATTCCTAACCCTAATGTCCTGGGGGTTTAGGGTTAAACCTGATTTTTGTTTAAAATCCTGTTTATTTTGCTCAGTCTGTTTATTTTGCTCAGTTAGGACGGCCTTATTACTCTCCTCGACTTTATTTTGAAGATAAGTTTCCCGATATAATCTTTTAGCACCAGCTGTAATAGTTTCCGGTAAAGCGATTTCTTCAACATAATCACCGAAATCTGGCTTTTTAACACCTCTTTCTTTAAAAGGGCTTTTTCGTTGTCCACTATCTTGTCGAGTCATTATTTTTTTAATGGAATGATTTGTCTTCTTAGGCATAGTTCTAACCATATTACGCAGTCTAGCATCAATTTCTGGCAAGTGCCTTTTCATTAACTCAGCCAGTTCTTGCCCATAAGGTGTCAGATATAATTTGTCTTTTGTTTCTTTTACTATGCGATTTTTTTTTAAATAAGTAAGTAATTTTCTCCTAGAAGCTGAATTTAAGAAATTCTGCTTTGAAGCTCCCTTTGCTAATTCTTCCATTGTTTGTTGAGCTTGGGAAGCCTTCCCTTCAGATTCTGCTATTTGTTGAACATCATTCAATTTATCTGAACTCAGTGAAGAAGCTTCCCTATTAGAATCGGAGCGTTCTTTTAATTTACTATCTGTGCTGCTGGTATAATCCTCAAGTGACGAATCTTCACCTTCCTGGGTTTGGGAATTTTTAGCTAAAGGCATAATTTTCATATTGTAAATTTTACGCAATTCCATTCCTTGTTCCAAGATTCCCTCTTCTAAATACCAAATTAAAGGAACAAGAACTTGATAATTTTGAGGTAATAAATATAAAGCTAAATGAACATGGTTTTGATGAGCAATCTTCAGGGTTTCCTTTTTTCCGAATTCTAAAGAACCCGTTAGTCTTCCTCCTCCTGTCCCTGTTTGAATATCAATAAAATCCATAAAGTCATGGGGTAAGGAGTAATCTTGAATTATATTTTCTAACCTAGCCAATAAATAGTTGGATAGTTCCTTATGATCAACCTTCCCAACCTGATGAAAGCAATCAATATGAATAATTTCATTGGGATTAGAACGAGTATAAAAAACTTGTCCCGCATCTTGGGCTTGAGCTACAATTGCGCCTGGTTTCTTGGGGCTTACTGCATGCACTCTGGTACTGATGGCTGTTGCATCACCTAAGATAAGCCCTTGCTGCTTTGTGAGAACATATTCAGTTTTTTCTTTGACTTCAGTAAGGTCTCTCATTTTTCTCGCTTCCCTTCTTTAATTAGTTCTTTACTATCTTTATCCTCCTGGGCAAGTTCCATCAAACTTTTGCCCCTATCACCTGTAGTTTTCACTTTTTCTTTTGTCGGCTTTTGTAATGATCTTTTAATACGGCTTACAAGATTTGAAATAAATTGTTGTGACCTCATAGTGGATTTTTTATTAAAGTCTTGCTTACTATGGCTCTGATCATGATTATCATAATTACTATTTGACACTTGGGGCTGTTCTTTTCTATATTTGTAGTTTTCTAGTTCTTGAATGATACTTTTTTTAGTTTCATCACTAACTCTATGCTTTAAAGTGTGTTCTGCAATTTGTAAAATATCATCTATATCTACGCTGTCGGCATAGGCACCAGTATTTAGTAAACCAGCTTGACTTGAATTATTATCATAATTTATTTCTTTGTTCATTAATGCGTGAAATATAGCACCAAATCTGATAGCTTTGATGGCACGCATACTTTCTATACTGTAATCAATATAAATCTTAGCTAATAACTCACTTAATTCTTGGGGGAAATCTACCAGTCCCTCTGTTTCAGATTCACTTTCTTTAGTACGACAGTGACTGAAGTTTTTCAAAATACGATTTAAATCATCTTCAACTGTCTTAGGATTGCTCTGCCCAGCTAGTATCTTTTGAACAACCTTTGGTTCTGCTGGCCTGAACACATTCGTTGAAAAATCGAACCTATCAGACAATTGCTTTCTGATATTTTGTAATGATCCAGGGTCTTCATCGGGATTAGAAGCAGCCCAAACACCTAAATTAACCTGTAATTCAACTTTTGTTAATCCAGTTTCTTCTATTTGAACTTTTCCTGGTTTAGTACCCATCACATCTAATAAGACATCGGTTAACTCAGGTGAAGTATCAGCCAAACGGTTAATTTCATCAATAAAAATAATACCTCTATGTGCTCGCGGAATTACACCAGGTAATATCCCTGCCAAAGGCTGATTTTGGTCTGTTATTTTTTTGAGATCAATACTCCCTAAGACAGTGCCTAATTTGGCACCATGTGAAATTTCCATAAAAGGCATTTGAATCCATTCAGTCTCAAGTTTTGCAACTTCTTCTCGATTCAAATCTTTGTGCTGGGGACAATGAGGTTTTAAAGGATGGCAGTTATATACACAGTCTTTAATTCGAATGATTTTCGGAAGGTTTTTCCCTACCCCTCTAAATAAAGTAGTTTTTCCAGTACCTCTAACCCCTTCAGCATGAATATGATGTGGAATACCTAGATAAGTTGATATTGTTGAAACTTTTAGCAATTTATACAAATCCTGATTCCCATCATGTATGACTTGACCTTGGGCATATTTCACGGTATCACCCCACTGAATTAATAAAAGATTATTTTAATAAATGCACTTGACTATATACTGCTACTTATTATTGTTGGCAGCTGTAGGAAATCTCAAACTTAAATCTAACAGACAATTTTCTCCAACTATGTGATAATGACACTGCTGTATTATCTTAACGAGTAAACTGGAGCGCCAATGACAAAAAAATAAGCCCTTAAGGGCTTATCATTATTCACGACCTCTTTCCGCTAGAAACTCTTTTACTTTTGCAACAGAAGAATTAACAATTTGATCTTCAGTCACTCCAGCATCCATAGCCATCTTTAATGCATTGGCAGTCGAACCTACATCTTCTGCGAAATGGGCATCACTATTAATCACAACTCTGCCACCAAATTGGGCTGTTAATGATGATATTAATTCACAGTTTTCTTCGCTACCTTCTCTGGAGATGGTTAAACTGCTGTTATTGAGTTCTAATAATTTTCCAAGATCTCTGGCAACTTTAACAATCTTTTCTTCATTTATTCTAAACTGAGGGTTTCCCGGGTGCACTACCACATCGACAAAAGGATTTTCAAGGGCCCTGATCATTGCCTTCGTATTTTCCTCTAAGTTACCTCCAGGATAGCAAACAGGGTGAAAACCAGCAGCAATCCAGTCAAGTTGATGTAAGTACCTTTCTGGTACATCTAAATTCCCTTCATGGTCAATAATATTTGCTTCAACTCCGTGTAGCATCTCAACCCCTTGTAGCTCCCCCGGAAGAACCCTGAGATTTCCAAAATGATACAGATGTGGTCCACCGGGCATAGCTGGTCCGTGGTCTGTCAGTGCGATCAGTTTTAGGCTTTTTCTACTTGCTGCCTCAGCTATTTCCTTAACAGTTGAGTAAGCATGACCGCTTGCTATGGTATGAATATGAAGATCTGCCTCTAATTTCATGTTTTTCACCTCCAAGGTTCTATCGAATCAACGGGGGTTGGTGGTTCCTGTCCGTCTAGAACAGCTTCAACATTTTTGCAAGCCATTTCCGACATATTATTTCTACATTTGTGAGTAGCACTTCCAATATGTGGTACTAATAAACAATCCTGTCGATCTAATAATTCAGGGTGGACCTCGGGCTCTTTTTCAAACACATCCAGAGCGGCTCCCTGAATTTCCCCAGTTTTCAATGCATCAACCAGAGCTTGCTCATCAATTACAGGTCCTCTTGAAGTATTAATTAAAAAAGCCGAATTTTTCATCTGGCTAAATTCTTTAGCAGTAATCATATGTTGGGTGTTATTTGTTAAGGGAACATGTATAGAAACAAAATCACTCTCACTCAGGAGTTCTTCCAAAGACTTGTATTGGGCCTGTAATTCCTGTTCCCGTTCTTGTGAAAGATAAGATCTATTATAATAAATAACCTCCATATTAAAACCCAGAGCCCTTTTTGCAACGGCTTGACCTATCTCACCCATTCCAATTATACCAATAGTACGATCATGAACATCTTCACCCAATAATAGATCTGGTTTCCAGCCTTGAAATTGACCCGATCTTAGAAATTTCTCGGCTTCATTTATTCTCCTGGCGATTCCCATTATTAAAGCAAAGGTTAAATCTGCTGTAGTCTCGTGAAGAACTCCTGGAGTATTAGTGACTCTAATATCCGCGTTACTAAAAGCATCCACAGCAATGTTATCATAACCTGCACCATAATTGGCTACTACTTTAAGTTTACCACCATTTTGGCCAGCAGCAGCCACTCTTTCGGTAACTGGATCAGTTAAAGTAGTAATTAAAGCATCATGGCTCTTAGCTGCTTCAATTAATTCATCTTCAGTTATTTGTTGGCCTAAAGGCTGATGAAAATTAAGCTTAAATTTTTCTTTTAACAGGGTTAAACCAGCTTCGGGAATATTACTAGTGACATAAACCTTGGGATGATCTAACAAGCTAGTTACCTCCTTTACAAAGGAAGATGGGATTTTTTGCCGATCTTAATCTTACTCGTAGAAGAGTTAATTTATATCCCAGAGAGATATTCCCGTGCTTTCATCGTACTTTCTATGCAATTCTGGTCCAACAAGCTCTTGCATTACAATCTCACCAGCAAAGATATTAGAACCTTCCATTAGGTGTCCTGAGTATGTATTGCCATCTTGATCACCTAGAGTGATATGAATATGAGCTTTAATTTCCCCATCTTTTTGGGAAATATTACCTACTGCGTTGACAATTTCCATGTGCTCATCAATTTTAATAGGTTTATATTGTTTTTTATCGTGCTGAAAAAAGCCTACAACGGCATTTTCAACTACTCCTATCAATTCTACTCTAGCAACTTTTATCTCTTTCTCCTTGGCTATTGCTTCAATAGAAGTTAATAGATCTTCACCCTTGGGGAGCCTACCCATAAAGGTCCTGCCCTGCTTAAATTCTTTTACTTTCATAATAATAAAACCCCTCCTTACTTATACTTAATTAATATTATTTTTATCTGACTTGTAAATTTTTATATTAGCTCTGTTTTACTCCGTTGTTGATAGTTGAACTCTTCGATTGAGTTCAACTATCAACATTCAACTTTAACACAACCTTTATATTAATAAATCACTCGTTCATCAATGGCTTTTACATGAGCACAACCAGTCAGCATCATTGTACGCCTTAATTCACTGGTCATTTGTTCTAAGACAGTAGACACCCCATTATTATAATCTGCAAACACACCATGTAACACTGGTCTACCTACAAGTACAAATTCAGCCCCTAGAGCTAAAACTTTTAAGACATCTATTCCACTACGAATTCCTCCATCAACCATGATCACTATTTCACCTTTTACCTTTTCGGCGATTTCAGGTAAGACTTCTGCTGTGCCCGGAGTATAATCCAAAGCCCTGCCACCATGATTTGATACAACAATCCCAGCAGCTCCCATTTCAACAGCCATTTCTGCTTCCTGAACAGTCATAACTCCCTTAATAATAAAAGGTAAAGAAGTACTTTGAACAATTCTACGCATCTGATAAAAAGATTTTGGACCTACTGGAGCTCCTTTTTCAGCCATATTAAATGCACAAGCATCCACATCTACTCCAACAGCAATGGCTCCTGATTCTTCCGCTTGCCTAATTCTGTTAATTATCCCTTCTACGGATCGTGGTTTAATCATAGCAATACCTGGAACTCCCGCTTTTTGAAAAGATTGTAATCCACTTTCAAAGACTTCGTCCAGGGAACCATCACCACATGTGGAAATTGTTCCTGCCTGTTTAGCACCATATGATACACTGTCAGCATATTCCTTTTCAGAGATAACATTGTTAAAGTTTACATTCATTCCCCCAATGGGTGCTGGCAGTATTGGTGTGGCTATCCTTTCGCCAAATAATATAAGTTCTGTTTCAGGGCTGATGGCTTGATGCATGGAGCGAAGATTTAGTTGATACATGTTTAAAGCCCTGAAGTTGTTTATAAAACTTCGTCCCGTACCAACACCACCCATACCAGGCACTTGGCCACGACACACTTCTCCATTGCATTCCCAACAAGAGCTACAAAATTCAGCAAGACGATTTTTAGCTTTTTTTCTAATGTTAGTTAATTCCATTCATCTCCCTCCCAGAATCGCTCAGAACAAATCTTTCAATCGCTTCAGATACTCCGCTTTCATCATTTGCACTGACAATGGTATCAGCAACATCCTTCACCTTGGACCTGGCATTTTCAACTGCCACTCCCATTCCAGCTGTTTTTATCATAGAAATATCATTCAGGCTATCCCCAATAGCCATAGTTTTAGACTGGGGAATATTATATATCTCAGCTAATTTTGCAACAGCGTCACCTTTATTTGCTTCAGGATGAGTTAGTTCAAGGAAATCGGATTTAGATTCAGTAACTAGCAAATCTTGGCCAAAAAACTGATTGAATTCATAATTCAAACGTTTCACCATTTGTTCAGAGGCAACTACAGTCAATTTAGTAGGTATTTTGTGGGGATATTGTTTTAAATAATTTTCCAAGTCACCCACCGGATTCAAAGATACACCTGCTATTTTTGTATAATAATCAGTATATTTATTTTCTTCTTCTACAATCAACTCATCATCAATGTATAAGTTTAAGTGAAGCTCCTTTTCCTTAGCCAAACGAACTACCTGTAAGGTGGTTTCTAAAGGAACAGGCTTATGATATAAAACTTCACCTTTAACGGCGGTCTTAATCAAAGCTCCGTGATAAGTTATTAAGGGTAAATCTAGCCCTAGTTCTTTAGCATAAGGTAATGCCGATTTAAACATTCTCCCTGTAGCCAGAGTAACCAATACTCCATGATTAATGGCAGCTTTAATGCTTTCTTTATTAGCTTCTGTTATGTCTAATTCATTATTAATCAAAGTATCATCAATATCAATGGCAACAAAGCGATACAAGTTTAACGCCTCCTTAAATATCCAACTATAAAGCAAAAAGCAATTTATTAGCTCAGTTTAAATCAAACTGCTTTCATCTTATCATTTTTTGACTTGTTTGTCATGATATATTCAAGTCCCAATCTGAAGCAGTCCCAGGACCTAAATTTACCTTAAATTTACAAAAACTTTAAAAATTTAAGCGCTTTAAATTTTAGACACTATAATAGTTAGGTCTTTGATGCTCACTACATTTATCGACATTCAACTTTTCCAAAGCCAAATTTAATATATCCCGAGGAAAATTTATGATAATCTCTTCATTGAATAATGCCTCTCGCGCTTCCCTTTCAGTGATTAACTCTAGTTCAACCATTCTTTTTAACACTATCTTTTGACGATTAGCAGCCGGTTCCCAGCTAGTAACGGGGGCATAGTAGCTGGGAGCTTGGACCAAGCCAGCTATCATTGAAGATTCCGTCAAATCAAGTTCAGTGGCAGGTTTGTCAAAATAATCTTGAGCAGCTTGCTCAACCCCCCAATTACCATTTCCAAAATAAACTTGATTGAGATACATCTCCATAATTTCATCTTTAGTAAATCTATCCTCAATTTGAACGGCCAAGGAAAACTCCAATATTTTTCTAGTAAGGGTCTGATCATGACCCAAAAATAAATTTCTTGCTAATTGTTGAGTGATAGTGCTGCCTCCTTGACGTACTTCCCTGTGAGTTAGGTTAACCCAAAAAGCACGGGCAATTCCTTTAATATCATAACCACGATGCCTGTAGAAACGATTATCTTCAATGGCAATAAAAGCATCTATTAACTCAGGCGGTAGCTCTTCTAAAGAATGATATTCAATATTTCGTTCATTTAATCCAATCACAAAATTTCCATTTTCTAGAGTATGAATTTCTGCTTCCGTTTCATATAGGGGGTCGGGGTCTTTAAAGTCCACATAATAGGGGGAGCCTGGATAAGTAATTAAAACTTCAAGCAATCTTGCCCCCCCAAAAATAGTTAACAGAAATACTGCCGCCAAGGCAATTAATCCTTTATATATTTTTTTCATGTCACTCAATCACCTTATCTTTAAGTTTCACAGGATCAGTAACAGCAATATAACCTTTATCAGTTTTTATAATGCCCTCTTTTTTTAATGTAGAAAGTACCCTAGTGACAGTTTCTCTAGAAGTCCCAGCCATACTAGCCAATTCTTGATGAGTAGCAGTTATGGCAATTTCTTGTTTTTCACTACAAAAGGCACAATCATCTTCTTCCATTAAGTTGTATATAATATTGATAGTTCTTTGATAAGTATCCCTTAATGCCAAATCAGCCACTTTGCTTTGCGCTTTTCTCAGACGTTTTCCCATTAATTTCATTATTTTAATAGCGATAGTGGGATGTTCATGCAAGTGATTTTCTAACCTTTCCTTAGTAATTACACCGACCACAGTATCTTCCATCACCTCAGCCGTTGCTGGATAAGGACCATCATCAAAGACAACTACTTCGGCAAAAATATCTCCAGGTTTCATTATATGCAAAATTTGTTCTCTACCATCAAAGTCATCTTTTACAATTTTCACTTTGCCATCTTTTACATAATACATTGCTTCACCAGGATCACCATGATAAAAGATAACACTTCCCCCGGGGAATTCCCTCAAATATGCCAGCTTGGAAATACTATTAAGCTCATCCTCAGTTAAATGCGAAAATATTTCCAGTTTACGCAAACTTTCCATCAAAGACCTGTAATTATCATCCTGACTTTCAGTTAATTTATTTATATTAGTCATCTTTCTCCCTCTCCTCAGATTCAATTTTTGTATCCGAATTTATCTCTTGTTTGGATTCTGACCCTGTATTATTATAATTAGCACCTTTCAGATAGGTCACTAAATTTTTAGCTGCCTTTTTATTCATAGAAGGCAAGTTTGCCAGCTCATCTATACTGGCCTGTTTTATTTCGTTCAAAGAAGAATAATGTTCAAATAATTCTTTCTTTCTTCTAGAACCTATTTCAGGGACTTCATCCAATAGCGAGGTCAAAGTGGCTTTTCCCCTGCTTTTCCTATGATAGCTAACTGCAAATCTATGAGCTTCATCCCTAATCCGTTGGAGTAATTTCAATGCTTCGGAATTAGATGGAAACTTTAAAGATGTTGACCTTTCAGGAACAAATATTTCCTCTTCTCTTTTGGCCAAAGATATCACGGGTATTTGAGAATAACCGACCTCTTCCATGACCTTAACTGCACTACTCAATTGTCCTTTGCCACCATCAATAACTATTAAATCAGGTAGTACAGCAAATTTGAAATCGTATTCAGAGTATTCAGTTCCTGAATTATATTGGCTAATATTGTCTTTATTCCCTTCCCGAGCATCGTATTCACTGTCTTGCTTGGTTTCTGCAGCCATCAAATATTCTTGCTCTTCCTTTTTTGCTCGATGAAAACGTCTCCTTAATACTTCTTCCATGGCTTTAAAGTCATCTGGACCCGCGGTAGTTCTAATCCGAAATTTTCGATAATCTTTTTTCTTAGATTTTCCACCTTCGAATACCACCATGGAAGCTACAGTCTCTTCACCCTGGGTATGAGAAATATCATAACCCTCCACTCGAAAGGGAATTTCCGAAAGAGACAGTTTTAATGCCAATTCCTTTAATGCACCCTCTGTCATTTTACGTTCTTTTTCGCTTTCTAGTTCCTGTTGCTTTAGTTCCAGTTCAGCATTTTTAATAGCCATATTCATCAGTTGGTATTTTTCTCCTCTTTGGGGAACCTTAACTTCAACTTTGCCTTCCCGCTTCTCTGCCAACCAACTTTCAATAAGTTCTTTCTCTGTCAAAGGATGAGATACTAAAATCTGTTTAGGCACATGAAGAGCCTGGGCGTAGTATTGTTTTATAAAAGAGGTCAACATGTCTTCCGCTCCTTCTAAGGCGCCAGTTGAAACCCGAAAATTATTGCGCCCCATTAATTTTCCACCTCTAATGTAGAAAATTTGGACACAAGCTTCTTCAGTACTATCATCAGTATCGCTAGTATCATCAATCTTTTCTTCAAATCCTAAAGCGATGATATCATAATCTTCTCTTCGTTCAGAAACGATTTTTTGTTTCTGTCTGATCTTTTCTAGAGCAGCTTTTTGATTCCTGTATTCGGCAGCTTTTTCAAACT encodes the following:
- a CDS encoding vWA domain-containing protein; the encoded protein is MRDLTEVKEKTEYVLTKQQGLILGDATAISTRVHAVSPKKPGAIVAQAQDAGQVFYTRSNPNEIIHIDCFHQVGKVDHKELSNYLLARLENIIQDYSLPHDFMDFIDIQTGTGGGRLTGSLEFGKKETLKIAHQNHVHLALYLLPQNYQVLVPLIWYLEEGILEQGMELRKIYNMKIMPLAKNSQTQEGEDSSLEDYTSSTDSKLKERSDSNREASSLSSDKLNDVQQIAESEGKASQAQQTMEELAKGASKQNFLNSASRRKLLTYLKKNRIVKETKDKLYLTPYGQELAELMKRHLPEIDARLRNMVRTMPKKTNHSIKKIMTRQDSGQRKSPFKERGVKKPDFGDYVEEIALPETITAGAKRLYRETYLQNKVEESNKAVLTEQNKQTEQNKQDFKQKSGLTLNPQDIRVRNKKKQTSMNVCFLVDASGSMGGRRMQEVKFFAEHVLLKGRDKIAILTFREDNVNVEIPFTRNWDKLRSGLNKIKAFGLTPMSKGIEMARKYLESEVGQQKNTFLVLITDGLPTISDGGEDPFKETLKAAQKLSQTSIKFVCIGLEPNVKFLKKLAQASQASLYIVEELQKESLARIMDKEKGGHG
- a CDS encoding ATP-binding protein, with the translated sequence MKYAQGQVIHDGNQDLYKLLKVSTISTYLGIPHHIHAEGVRGTGKTTLFRGVGKNLPKIIRIKDCVYNCHPLKPHCPQHKDLNREEVAKLETEWIQMPFMEISHGAKLGTVLGSIDLKKITDQNQPLAGILPGVIPRAHRGIIFIDEINRLADTSPELTDVLLDVMGTKPGKVQIEETGLTKVELQVNLGVWAASNPDEDPGSLQNIRKQLSDRFDFSTNVFRPAEPKVVQKILAGQSNPKTVEDDLNRILKNFSHCRTKESESETEGLVDFPQELSELLAKIYIDYSIESMRAIKAIRFGAIFHALMNKEINYDNNSSQAGLLNTGAYADSVDIDDILQIAEHTLKHRVSDETKKSIIQELENYKYRKEQPQVSNSNYDNHDQSHSKQDFNKKSTMRSQQFISNLVSRIKRSLQKPTKEKVKTTGDRGKSLMELAQEDKDSKELIKEGKREK
- a CDS encoding phosphatase; amino-acid sequence: MKLEADLHIHTIASGHAYSTVKEIAEAASRKSLKLIALTDHGPAMPGGPHLYHFGNLRVLPGELQGVEMLHGVEANIIDHEGNLDVPERYLHQLDWIAAGFHPVCYPGGNLEENTKAMIRALENPFVDVVVHPGNPQFRINEEKIVKVARDLGKLLELNNSSLTISREGSEENCELISSLTAQFGGRVVINSDAHFAEDVGSTANALKMAMDAGVTEDQIVNSSVAKVKEFLAERGRE
- a CDS encoding 2-hydroxyacid dehydrogenase; translation: MLDHPKVYVTSNIPEAGLTLLKEKFKLNFHQPLGQQITEDELIEAAKSHDALITTLTDPVTERVAAAGQNGGKLKVVANYGAGYDNIAVDAFSNADIRVTNTPGVLHETTADLTFALIMGIARRINEAEKFLRSGQFQGWKPDLLLGEDVHDRTIGIIGMGEIGQAVAKRALGFNMEVIYYNRSYLSQEREQELQAQYKSLEELLSESDFVSIHVPLTNNTQHMITAKEFSQMKNSAFLINTSRGPVIDEQALVDALKTGEIQGAALDVFEKEPEVHPELLDRQDCLLVPHIGSATHKCRNNMSEMACKNVEAVLDGQEPPTPVDSIEPWR
- a CDS encoding PPC domain-containing DNA-binding protein produces the protein MKVKEFKQGRTFMGRLPKGEDLLTSIEAIAKEKEIKVARVELIGVVENAVVGFFQHDKKQYKPIKIDEHMEIVNAVGNISQKDGEIKAHIHITLGDQDGNTYSGHLMEGSNIFAGEIVMQELVGPELHRKYDESTGISLWDIN
- a CDS encoding alpha-hydroxy-acid oxidizing protein, which codes for MELTNIRKKAKNRLAEFCSSCWECNGEVCRGQVPGMGGVGTGRSFINNFRALNMYQLNLRSMHQAISPETELILFGERIATPILPAPIGGMNVNFNNVISEKEYADSVSYGAKQAGTISTCGDGSLDEVFESGLQSFQKAGVPGIAMIKPRSVEGIINRIRQAEESGAIAVGVDVDACAFNMAEKGAPVGPKSFYQMRRIVQSTSLPFIIKGVMTVQEAEMAVEMGAAGIVVSNHGGRALDYTPGTAEVLPEIAEKVKGEIVIMVDGGIRSGIDVLKVLALGAEFVLVGRPVLHGVFADYNNGVSTVLEQMTSELRRTMMLTGCAHVKAIDERVIY
- a CDS encoding Cof-type HAD-IIB family hydrolase, with the translated sequence MYRFVAIDIDDTLINNELDITEANKESIKAAINHGVLVTLATGRMFKSALPYAKELGLDLPLITYHGALIKTAVKGEVLYHKPVPLETTLQVVRLAKEKELHLNLYIDDELIVEEENKYTDYYTKIAGVSLNPVGDLENYLKQYPHKIPTKLTVVASEQMVKRLNYEFNQFFGQDLLVTESKSDFLELTHPEANKGDAVAKLAEIYNIPQSKTMAIGDSLNDISMIKTAGMGVAVENARSKVKDVADTIVSANDESGVSEAIERFVLSDSGREMNGIN
- a CDS encoding transglycosylase domain-containing protein yields the protein MLEVLITYPGSPYYVDFKDPDPLYETEAEIHTLENGNFVIGLNERNIEYHSLEELPPELIDAFIAIEDNRFYRHRGYDIKGIARAFWVNLTHREVRQGGSTITQQLARNLFLGHDQTLTRKILEFSLAVQIEDRFTKDEIMEMYLNQVYFGNGNWGVEQAAQDYFDKPATELDLTESSMIAGLVQAPSYYAPVTSWEPAANRQKIVLKRMVELELITEREAREALFNEEIIINFPRDILNLALEKLNVDKCSEHQRPNYYSV
- a CDS encoding Crp/Fnr family transcriptional regulator, which codes for MTNINKLTESQDDNYRSLMESLRKLEIFSHLTEDELNSISKLAYLREFPGGSVIFYHGDPGEAMYYVKDGKVKIVKDDFDGREQILHIMKPGDIFAEVVVFDDGPYPATAEVMEDTVVGVITKERLENHLHEHPTIAIKIMKLMGKRLRKAQSKVADLALRDTYQRTINIIYNLMEEDDCAFCSEKQEIAITATHQELASMAGTSRETVTRVLSTLKKEGIIKTDKGYIAVTDPVKLKDKVIE
- the uvrC gene encoding excinuclease ABC subunit UvrC, translated to MTREDLQEKLANLPEKPGVYLMKSKQGRVIYVGKAINLKNRVRSYFNSGNKAVKVQVMTPKISDIETIVTDSELEALILENNLIKKYRPKYNVSLRDDKNYPYLKITTEEDYPRLIIARRMGKHGRYFGPYPNAGAVRETIKLLRKLFPVRTCKGETPKNQGKRPCLNYFINRCLAPCNEKVSRDEYREMIQDIISVLEGKEEELLNELERKMNLAAEEMEFEKAAEYRNQKAALEKIRQKQKIVSERREDYDIIALGFEEKIDDTSDTDDSTEEACVQIFYIRGGKLMGRNNFRVSTGALEGAEDMLTSFIKQYYAQALHVPKQILVSHPLTEKELIESWLAEKREGKVEVKVPQRGEKYQLMNMAIKNAELELKQQELESEKERKMTEGALKELALKLSLSEIPFRVEGYDISHTQGEETVASMVVFEGGKSKKKDYRKFRIRTTAGPDDFKAMEEVLRRRFHRAKKEEQEYLMAAETKQDSEYDAREGNKDNISQYNSGTEYSEYDFKFAVLPDLIVIDGGKGQLSSAVKVMEEVGYSQIPVISLAKREEEIFVPERSTSLKFPSNSEALKLLQRIRDEAHRFAVSYHRKSRGKATLTSLLDEVPEIGSRRKKELFEHYSSLNEIKQASIDELANLPSMNKKAAKNLVTYLKGANYNNTGSESKQEINSDTKIESEEREKDD